In a single window of the Solea solea chromosome 14, fSolSol10.1, whole genome shotgun sequence genome:
- the vimr2 gene encoding low molecular weight neuronal intermediate filament, protein MAMLRVSSYRRVFDDDAWSRGGGMGMQMQCAGQYRAPLRRAAADECDCDKLDFVAAKSLNKEGLNRFTQDRTVIAALNDRLVRLIEMAHCFEEENESLECQIVELEEKLNRRQASSRVTSTVAPPDYSLDTVVERLRRERDEILHDTEELEKELECVRESYEKASQQRIFYKQERQYIAEEVDGVTAECLALREQVAIYEEQLANMEAQHQSDVESLVDPAEGTAAALAAIGFSSPDMTPVLDVKEYYCQLAESLQYECRAASSAVVRADDGKELAVGKVSSSKVKGLPKDINELKMLISELQKELAELEKCNAELEDEVEMKKAAYMDEIMELKFTLDEMRHQEADLEAQMKEHCEDYQELLSEKMARDMEIVAYRSLVEEEEARLCDL, encoded by the exons ATGGCCATGCTCAGAGTGTCGTCTTATCGCAGGGTGTTTGACGATGATGCCTGGAGTCGAGGTGGAGGGATGGGTATGCAGATGCAGTGTGCAGGACAGTACCGGGCCCCTCTCAG GAGAGCAGCAGCTGATGAATGTGACTGTGACAAACTGGATTTTGTTGCTGCCAAGTCCCTCAACAAAGAGGGTCTGAACCGGTTCACACAGGACCGCACCGTTATCGCTGCCCTCAATGACCGCCTAGTCAGGCTTATTGAAATG GCTCACTGCTTTGAGGAGGAGAACGAATCACTTGAATGTCAGATTgtggagctggaggagaagctGAACAGGCGACAAGCCTCGTCCCGTGTCACGTCCACTGTGGCCCCACCTGACTACAGCCTGGACACAGTGGTGGAAAGACTGCGCAGGGAGAGG GATGAGATTCTGCATGACACTGAGGAGCTAGAGAAAGAGCTAGAGTGTGTGAGGGAAAGCTACGAGAAGGCCTCACAGCAGAGAATCTTCTACAAGCAAGAACGACAATATATTGCTGAG GAAGTGGATGGTGTGACGGCAGAATGTTTGGCACTGAGGGAGCAAGTGGCTATCTACGAGGAGCAGCTGGCCAACATGGAGGCCCAGCACCAGTCG GACGTGGAGAGTCTGGTGGATCCAGCTGAAGGGACGGCGGCAGCACTGGCAGCTATTGGCTTTAGCAGCCCAGACATGACGCCAGTCTTGGATGTAAAGGAGTATTACTGCCAGCTGGCTGAGAGTCTGCAG TACGAGTGTCGCGCTGCCTCTTCAGCTGTGGTTCGTGCTGATGATGGAAAAGAACTGGCGGTGGGAAAAGTCAGcagttcaaaggtcaaaggcTTGCCAAAGGACATTAATGAGTTGAAGATGCTG atTTCAGAGTTACAAAAGGAGCTCGCTGAGCTTGAGAAGTGTAATGCAGAGCTGGAAGATGAGGTTGAGATGAAGAAGGCTGCATACATGGATGAGATTATGGAGTTAAAG TTCACACTAGATGAAATGCGGCACCAGGAGGCCGACCTTGAAGCGCAGATGAAGGAGCACTGTGAGGACTACCAGGAGCTGCTCAGTGAGAAGATGGCCAGAGACATGGAGATCGTTGCCTACAG gagtctggtggaggaagaggaggcgaGGCTGTGTGACCTGTGA